One stretch of Clavelina lepadiformis chromosome 6, kaClaLepa1.1, whole genome shotgun sequence DNA includes these proteins:
- the LOC143463190 gene encoding multidrug resistance-associated protein 1-like translates to MDEQWLQDYCNSTFWDPSLLNASFPSFTPCFQDTVLVWVPSAFLIIFSIYHFLYLRSSSKTPIKWSKLHISKVITTFSLLVLVMVQLFYRVYQTDQNAITYTISSYVTPSIIAYVLGLSIVMLIYSRKKGQVSSGVLFLFWLLLLVCSIVPFTASIRSVSQANSDAFEYVTTFIYFALIVIIFCLNMFAEPKYKPKECCPESYASFLSKLFFNWFNPLILLGYKKALESNDLWKLNEIDESKNVGPTLHQYWNEELGKSRKSMQKHPPHGYVNEAMEEYNSVDDKVALVQMKSEVDYISNDGHYKPSLAKAFGKQFGKTLLVSCLIKLFNDSVQFLSPILLSAMIGFTVDLSLPTWHGYVLAVGMVTVAMIKAVAIQQYFHKCMIIGMRMRTALVSIIYEKALLLSNAARQESTVGEIVNLMSTDTQRLMDLMTYINIVWSGPLQIILALVFLWQVLGIAVLAGLAVMIIVIPINGVIIKNMKKISTENMKYKDKRIKLMNEILNGIKVLKLYAWEPSFEEQVLTIRKIELNLSRRMAYLKAISSFFYTCSPFIASFTSFGLYLAIDPNNVLDSQTAFVSLSLYNILEYPLTMFPTTITSIVQAQVSIKRITKYLLSPEINPDAVDRNPHTDDQVTIEKGTFSWDHSSDPVLNEISLAVKPGQLVAIVGHVGSGKSSLISALLGEMDKRNGYVGVKGSVAYVPQQAWIQNATLKENITFGRSSVSGHNIVTTSFSKHDEPLDEVEFYEKIVKATALGPDLEILQAGDQTEIGEKGINLSGGQKQRVSLARAIFNDADVYFLDDPLSAVDSHIGKHIFEKVIGKRGLLKNKTRLLVTHGVQYLPHVDCIIVLEGGRISEVGTYDELMKRGEDFSKFLDEYATKQDDQEEKEEEVEVVGGDDLSSVPSTSDDVLLERNNVDVTDEIIKDELRHSIRKLYIQGGGCKTGATLKPKRENMLKKMKKESNKDGKLIDTETLQIGSVKFDVIAVYLKAVGPLMCIVILIVEMLFQASKISASVWLSDWSEDDDTLQVNQSRLKTDLRLGVYGMFGFFQVFFTFLDTLFITMGCIHATKLVHEKVLMNIFRTPIRFFDTTPIGRIINRFSKDVYTLDEMLPLSIKNMMECMWNCVGIIVVIMYSTVQFGIVIVPIGVLYFVIQRFYVRTSRQLKRLESVTRSPIYSHFSETLSGVSSIRAYQHQRRFILDSESKVDFNQRCYYPNIISNRWLAIRLDVIGNAIVFFAALFAVLSRGTISGGLAGLSLSYALQITIMLNWMVRQTSETEIHIVAVERLKEYADEEKEAAWEIHETVPPSKWPMKGEIRFEKYSTRYREGLDLVLRNISCDIRPGEKVGIVGRTGAGKSSLTLALFRLIEPAGGRILIDDVDISTIGLHNLRRKLTIIPQDPVLFSGSLRMNLDPFDLYSDDEIWDSLRHAHLKDFVSELPDKLEHLCAEGGDNLSVGQRQLVCLARALLRKTKILVLDEATAAVDLKTDDLIQQTIRTQFRECTVVTIAHRLNTIMDYDRIMVLDAGELKEFESPSQLIKQQSIFYGMAKDAGLV, encoded by the exons GGCTTCAAGATTACTGCAATTCAACATTTTGG GATCCTTCGCTGCTAAATGCAAGTTTTCCTTCTTTTACTCCGTGTTTCCAAGACACTGTGCTGGTTTGGGTGCCAAGCGCCTttctaattattttttcaatttatcaCTTTTTATACCTGAGAAGCTCAAGTAAAACTCCGATAAAATGGTCCAAGCTGCACATCTCCAAAGTG aTTACAACTTTCTCGCTTCTGGTGTTGGTGATGGTCCAGTTATTTTACAGAGTCTACCAGACTGACCAAAATGCAATTACTTATACAATCTCTTCGTATGTGACACCTTCAATCATCGCATATGTTCTg GGCTTGTCCATAGTGATGCTGATTTACTCCAGGAAAAAGGGGCAAGTTTCAAGCGGTGTCCTTTTCTTATTTTGGCTTCTTTTGCTCGTTTGTTCAATTGTACCATTCACAGCGAGCATAAGATCAGTGTCACAG GCAAACTCGGATGCTTTTGAATATGTGACCACTTTCATCTATTTTGCTTTGATTGTCATCATATTTTGTTTGAACATGTTTGCAGAACCAAAGTACAAGCCAAAG GAATGCTGTCCAGAGTCTTACGCATCATTTCTCAGCAAACTTTTCTTCAATTGGTTTAATCC TTTGATCCTGCTTGGTTATAAGAAAGCTCTTGAATCAAACGACTTGTGGAAATTGAACGAAATCGATGAAAGCAAGAACGTAGGACCTACTTTGCACCAATACTGGAACGAAGAACTTGGGAAAAGCAG AAAGTCAATGCAGAAACATCCCCCGCATGGTTATGTGAATGAAGCCATGGAGGAATATAATAGTGTTGACGACAAGGTGGCTTTAGTGCAGATG AAATCAGAAGTTGACTATATCAGTAATGATGGTCACTACAAGCCATCACTAGCAAAAGCTTTTGGAAAACAATTTGGGAAAACTTTATTAGTTTCTTGTctgataaaattgtttaatgaCTCGGTTCAGTTTCTTTCTCCTATTTTGCTTTC AGCCATGATTGGTTTTACCGTGGACTTGTCTTTACCTACGTGGCATGGTTATGTCTTAGCTGTGGGGATGGTTACTGTTGCCATGATAAAAGCTGTAGCAATACAACAGTATTTTCATAAGTGCATGATCATTGGAATGCGAATGAGAACAGCTTTGGTGTCaattatttatgaaaaa GCACTCCTGCTATCAAATGCAGCTCGACAAGAGTCAACCGTCGGAGAAATTGTGAATTTGATGTCAACTGACACTCAGCGTCTGATGGATTTGATGACTTACATCAATATTGTCTGGTCTGGTCCTTTACAGATCATCCTGGCTCTTGTTTTCCTCTGGCAG GTTTTAGGAATTGCAGTCTTGGCGGGTCTTGCTGTTATGATCATAGTCATTCCAATCAATGGAgttatcattaaaaatatgaaaaaaatctCGACAGAAAACATGAAGTATAAAGACAAGAGGATTAAGCTCATGAACGAAATTCTAAATGGAATAAAG gTGTTGAAGTTGTATGCGTGGGAACCCTCGTTTGAGGAACAAGTTTTGACCATTCGTAAAATCGAACTAAACTTATCAAGAAGGATGGCTTATTTGAAAGCTATCAGCAGCTTTTTTTATACATGTTCTCCATTTATT GCGTCGTTTACATCATTTGGACTTTATCTTGCGATTGACCCCAACAATGTCCTCGATTCACAGACAGCTTTCGTGTCTCTTTCACTTTACAATATACTTGAGTACCCGTTAACGATGTTTCCTACAACTATCACTTCTATTGTACAG GCTCAAGTCTCAATCAAAAGAATCACGAAATATCTGCTCAGCCCAGAGATCAACCCTGATGCAGTGGACCGTAATCCTCACACTG ATGACCAGGTGACAATCGAAAAGGGGACTTTTAGCTGGGACCATTCCTCAGATCCTGTGCTAAACGA aaTCAGCCTGGCTGTAAAACCTGGACAACTTGTTGCGATAGTTGGTCATGTCGGATCTGGAAAATCCTCGTTAATTTCTGCATTGTTGGGAGAAATGGACAAACGCAACGGATACGTCGGTGTCAAG GGTTCAGTAGCTTACGTTCCACAGCAGGCGTGGATACAAAACGCTACTTTAAAAGAGAACATAACGTTTGGTAGAAGTTCAGTCTCTGGTCACAACATCGTAACCACTTCGTTTTCAAAACACGATGAACCTTTGGACGAAGTTgagttttatgaaaaaattgtgaaagCAACTGCACTTGGACCTGATCTTGAGATTTTACAAGCCGGTGATCAAACTGAAATTGGTGAAAAG GGCATAAACTTAAGTGGCGGCCAGAAGCAGAGAGTGTCCCTGGCACGAGCCATCTTCAACGACGCTGATGTCTATTTCCTCGATGATCCGCTCTCTGCGGTTGACTCCCACAttggaaaacacatttttgaGAAAGTTATCGGAAAAAGAGGAttgcttaaaaataaa ACTCGGCTATTGGTGACCCATGGTGTGCAATATCTCCCTCATGTGGATTGCATCATTGTCTTGGAAGGAGGTCGTATTTCGGAAGTTGGAACCTACGATGAACTGATGAAGCGCGGTGAAGACTTTTCTAAGTTTCTCGATGAATACGCAACCAAGCAAGATGatcaagaagaaaaagaagaagaag TGGAGGTTGTTGGTGGTGATGACTTGTCTTCTGTTCCATCAACATCTGATGATGTGTTACTTGAAAGAAACAATGTTGATGTCACTGATGAAATCATCAAAGATGAATTACGTCACAGCATTCGAAAGCTTTACAT acAAGGAGGTGGTTGTAAAACTGGAGCTACACTGAAACCCAAAAGGGAAAAtatgttgaaaaaaatgaaaaaagaatcGAACAAAGATGGAAAGTTGATTGACACAGAAACTTTACAAATTGGATCG GTCAAGTTTGACGTCATCGCCGTTTACTTGAAAGCAGTTGGACCACTCATGTGCATCGTCATTCTCATTGTTGAAATGCTCTTCCAG GCCTCCAAGATAAGTGCATCTGTATGGCTCAGTGATTGGTCAGAAGATGATGATACACTTCAAGTTAACCAATCACGATTAAAGACTGATTTGAGACTCGGCGTTTACGGGATGTTTGGTTTCTTTCAAG tttttttcaCGTTTTTGGATACTCTCTTTATAACTATGGGTTGCATTCACGCCACAAAGTTAGTCCACGAGAAAGTTTTAATGAATATCTTTCGGACTCCGATAAGATTTTTCGACACAACTCCGATTGGAAGAATTATCAATCGATTCTCGAAG GATGTCTACACACTTGATGAAATGCTGCCACTCTCAATAAAGAACATGATGGAGTGTATGTGGAACTGTGTTGGAATCATTGTTGTCATCATGTATTCTACTGTACAATTTGGAATTGTCATTGTGCCTATTGGAGTGCTTTATTTTGTTATCCAG CGCTTCTACGTTCGTACTTCTCGACAACTCAAACGCTTGGAGTCAGTGACTCGGTCTCCGATTTATTCGCATTTTAGCGAGACCTTGTCAGGTGTGTCAAGCATTCGCGCCTATCAACATCAGAGGAGATTTATCCTGGACTCTGAGAGTAAAGTCGACTTCAATCAACGGTGCTATTACCCAAACATTATATCAAACAG ATGGCTTGCAATAAGACTTGATGTTATTGGAAATGCAATCGTCTTCTTTGCTGCACTTTTTGCCGTCTTAAGCAGAGGAACAATCTCTGGTGGTCTGGCTGGATTGTCGCTCTCATATGCTCTGCAG ATCACGATTATGCTCAACTGGATGGTTCGGCAAACCAGCGAAACAGAAATCCACATCGTTGCAGTTGAGAGACTAAAGGAATACGCCGATGAGGAAAAAGAG GCTGCTTGGGAAATCCATGAAACTGTGCCACCTAGTAAATGGCCGATGAAAGGAGAGATTCggtttgaaaaatattccaCCAGATATAGAGAAGGGCTCGATCTTGTGCTGAGGAATATTTCGTGCGATATAAGACCCGGGGAAAAG GTGGGGATTGTTGGAAGAACTGGTGCCGGGAAATCTTCCCTTACTCTCGCCTTGTTCCGCTTGATTGAGCCCGCTGGTGGGCGCATTTTAATCGACGACGTTGATATTTCGACCATTGGACTCCACAATCTTCGCAGAAAACTGACCATAATACCCCAG GACCCCGTGTTATTTTCCGGTTCACTGCGCATGAACCTTGACCCCTTTGACCTGTACAGTGACGATGAGATATGGGACAGTTTGCGCCACGCCCACTTGAAAGATTTTGTGAGTGAGCTCCCTGACAAACTTGAACATCTCTGCGCGGAAGGAGGCGACAACTTGAG CGTTGGTCAGCGACAATTGGTGTGTTTGGCTCGAGCATTGTTACGTAAGACAAAGATATTGGTGCTAGATGAGGCGACAGCTGCAGTGGATTTGAAGACAGACGACCTGATACAACAGACCATTCGCACTCAGTTCAGGGAATGCACCGTCGTCACAATCGCTCATAGATTGAACACAATCATGGATTATGACAG AATTATGGTTTTGGACGCGGGAGAGTTGAAAGAATTTGAATCTCCCTCCCAACTCATCAAACAACAATCAATCTTCTACGGCATGGCGAAAGACGCTGGACTTGTATGA
- the LOC143463191 gene encoding putative oxidoreductase TM_0325, with the protein MSEFESKVVLVTGASSGIGAATAKGFSKHGALLSLTGRNEERLAQVADECKKLGAKDVLEVVGDVSKQDDMEKIIKETADKFGEMHVLVNNAGCSEWTLIENFELDKFDRCFNVNVRAVLYLTKLALPYLEKSKGCVVNVSSIASNMYCLPLNIIYTTSKAACDHLTKAAAFELAKDGIRVNAVNPGTVETDILLKVGISKEQNDEIFNQQAKLYPLNERNVEVEEVVDAILFLASNKATMITGSCLRVDGGRELTGQ; encoded by the exons ATGAGCGAATTTGAGTCGAAGGTTGTATTGGTTACAG gCGCATCCAGTGGTATTGGAGCAGCCACAGCAAAAGGATTTTCCAAACATGGAGCTTTGCTTAGCCTGACTGGTCGTAATGAAGAAAGACTTGCTCAAGTTGCCGATGAATGTAAGAAGCTTGGAGCAAAAGAT GTCTTGGAAGTTGTTGGTGATGTTTCAAAGCAAGATGACATGGAAAAGATTATAAAAGAGACCGCTGATAAGTTTGGGGAAATGCATGTTTTGGTCAACAACGCTGGTTGTTCCGAATGGACTCTAATAGAAAAC TTTGAACTGGATAAATTTGATCGATGTTTCAACGTCAATGTCAGAGCTGTTCTTTATCTCACTAAACTCGCTCTTCCATATTTGGAAAAATCCAAAG GTTGTGTGGTGAACGTATCCAGTATAGCGAGCAACATGTATTGCTTGCCACTAAATATCATTTACACCACAAGCAAAGCTGCTTGCGATCATTTAACTAAAGCTGCAGCTTTCG AACTCGCTAAAGATGGGATCAGAGTAAACGCGGTCAA CCCAGGAACAGTGGAGACCGACATTCTGTTAAAAGTTGGCATTTCAAAGGAGCAAAATGATGAAATATTCAATCAGCAAGCCAAGCTCTATCCACTCAATGAGAGAAATGTGGAAGTTGAAGAAGTGGTCGACGCCATCTTGTTCCTGGCATCAAACAAAGCAACGATGATCACTGGAAGTTGTCTGAGAGTGGACGGTGGTCGTGAATTGACTGGGCAGTAA
- the LOC143463192 gene encoding putative oxidoreductase SERP2049, with protein MSELASKVIVITGASSGIGAATAKELSKQGALLSLTGRNEERLAQVADECKKLGAKDVLHIVGDLSKQDDMERIIKETADKFREIHVLVNNAGFAAMSPIADFTLDQFDRCFNVNVRAVLYLTKLALPYLEKTKGNIVNISSISSSVYTIPGFIIYGTTKAASDHITKASALELAKNGIRVNAVNPAAVETNFGTVALTPMGLDEEQIQATWAENKKLHPLNQRNIKVEEVVDAILFLASDKATMITGTCLRVDGGRTLTGQ; from the exons ATGAGTGAATTAGCTTCAAAAGTGATCGTCATAACAG GCGCATCCAGTGGCATTGGAGCAGCCACAGCAAAGGAATTATCCAAGCAAGGAGCTTTGCTTAGCCTGACTGGTCGTAATGAAGAAAGACTTGCTCAAGTTGCCGATGAATGCAAGAAGCTTGGAGCAAAAGAT GTCTTGCATATTGTCGGTGACCTTTCAAAGCAAGATGACATGGAAAGGATTATAAAAGAGACTGCTGATAAGTTTAGAGAAATCCATGTTTTGGTCAACAACGCTGGATTTGCTGCGATGTCGCCGATTGCTGAC tTTACTTTGGATCAATTTGATCGATGTTTCAACGTCAATGTCAGAGCTGTTCTTTATCTCACCAAACTTGCTCTTCCATATTTGGAGAAAACTAAAG GCAACATCGTCAACATATCGAGCATTTCAAGCTCTGTATATACCATACCTGGCTTTATCATCTACGGCACCACCAAAGCTGCCAGCGATCATATCACCAAGGCTTCAGCGTTAG AACTTGCAAAGAATGGAATAAGAGTGAATGCGGTGAA TCCTGCAGCAGTGGAAACTAACTTTGGAACGGTTGCCCTGACACCAATGGGCTTGGATGAAGAACAAATTCAAGCAACATGGgcagaaaacaaaaagctCCATCCACTCAATCAAAGAAACATCAAAGTGGAAGAAGTGGTCGACGCCATTTTGTTCCTGGCATCTGACAAAGCAACGATGATCACTGGAACCTGTCTGAGAGTGGACGGTGGTCGTACACTGACCGGACAATAA